A portion of the Paenibacillus marchantiae genome contains these proteins:
- a CDS encoding murein hydrolase activator EnvC family protein produces MKKTASLLALTLLASLTLQPSDGYAKSSISDIDQQIQQLESKAASAKKEQQKAASNKKEAQHYKNKTNAYLKVVMEQINVVSDELANVSLQIENTEEDLRTTKKDLQAAEERIVAREKLLESRVRLMYTDGAVSYLDVLLTSTSFTDFLTRADSLKTIVDQDQHLLDEHKKDKQLVVDKKAELDVQYAEAKSLYAQKKQRKSQLNEKEQEKQVLLASYDAKIEESEELTQEQEDVLMQIASKRSALLQEKNKLREQQAAAAAKAKAAAAARAAAAAKAPTKVSSNSSSSTYSSGNGIFGMPVSGARVSSGFGPRIHPITGEVGKMHAGVDFAVAQGTSVHAASGGIVIMAEWYSGYGYTVIVDHGGGLWTLYGHLREGGFKVSKGDTVSRGDIIAESGSTGNSTGPHLHFEVRDNGTAVNPFNYL; encoded by the coding sequence TTGAAAAAAACAGCTTCGCTGCTGGCTCTAACGTTATTGGCCAGTTTGACGCTTCAGCCTTCTGACGGATATGCCAAGAGTAGCATTAGCGACATTGATCAGCAGATTCAGCAACTGGAGAGCAAGGCGGCTTCGGCCAAAAAGGAGCAGCAAAAGGCTGCCAGCAACAAAAAGGAAGCCCAGCATTACAAGAACAAGACCAATGCTTACTTGAAAGTCGTCATGGAGCAGATCAATGTGGTTAGTGATGAGCTGGCAAACGTATCCTTGCAGATTGAAAATACGGAAGAGGATCTCCGGACAACGAAAAAAGATCTGCAAGCTGCAGAAGAACGTATCGTTGCAAGAGAGAAATTACTTGAATCACGTGTACGGCTGATGTATACAGATGGTGCCGTTTCTTATCTCGATGTGTTGTTAACTTCCACAAGCTTCACTGATTTCCTGACTCGTGCCGATTCACTGAAAACGATTGTGGATCAGGATCAGCATCTGCTGGATGAACACAAAAAGGACAAGCAGCTCGTCGTGGACAAAAAAGCAGAACTCGATGTGCAATATGCAGAAGCCAAGAGTCTGTATGCGCAGAAGAAACAACGTAAGTCCCAATTGAATGAGAAGGAACAGGAGAAGCAAGTGCTTCTCGCTTCCTATGATGCTAAAATTGAAGAGTCTGAAGAGCTGACGCAAGAACAGGAAGATGTATTGATGCAGATTGCCAGCAAGCGTTCGGCCCTTCTGCAAGAGAAAAATAAATTGCGTGAGCAACAAGCGGCGGCGGCCGCCAAAGCAAAAGCAGCAGCTGCTGCACGTGCCGCGGCTGCTGCGAAGGCGCCGACCAAGGTCAGCTCCAACAGCAGTAGTAGCACATACTCCAGTGGTAACGGCATCTTTGGGATGCCAGTATCAGGTGCGCGTGTATCTTCCGGTTTTGGGCCTCGTATTCACCCGATCACGGGCGAAGTAGGTAAAATGCATGCAGGTGTAGACTTTGCTGTTGCTCAAGGAACGTCCGTTCATGCCGCTTCAGGCGGGATCGTCATCATGGCTGAATGGTATAGTGGATATGGTTACACCGTCATTGTTGACCACGGAGGCGGATTATGGACGCTATACGGTCATTTACGTGAAGGCGGATTTAAGGTTAGCAAGGGTGACACGGTAAGCCGTGGCGATATAATTGCTGAATCAGGCAGTACAGGCAACTCCACTGGACCGCATTTGCATTTTGAAGTACGTGATAATGGAACAGCAGTGAATCCATTTAACTATTTGTAG
- the ftsX gene encoding permease-like cell division protein FtsX, protein MNFSTLLRHLREGFKNVFRNGWMSVASIMSIIVSLLILGVFMLLVLNVNSMANQVDSQVEISTFLELNVDENLRNTLEQEISAMPEVSEIRFVSKEEGLKEFRERLGESADNVLSGFDVDNNPLPETIEVEVIEPETVTFVAQKIEALNDKHPEKPIMKVNYGKETVEVLFKFTKLVRNIGFIFVGGLGLMSMFLISNTIRVTILARRREIGIMKLVGATNTFIRWPFFVEGALIGLIGSAITVAVLFFGYSRLMATIGQDVFMQMLNLIPLGDIWLLFGTLLIGLGVLVGILGSTLSIRKSLNV, encoded by the coding sequence ATGAATTTTAGTACTCTCTTGCGCCATTTACGGGAGGGATTCAAGAACGTATTCCGCAACGGCTGGATGTCCGTGGCCTCCATCATGTCCATTATCGTGTCTCTGCTCATTCTGGGCGTGTTCATGCTGCTGGTGCTCAATGTGAATTCCATGGCCAACCAGGTGGACAGCCAGGTCGAGATTAGTACGTTTCTTGAGCTGAACGTGGATGAGAACCTGCGTAACACGCTGGAGCAGGAAATCAGTGCGATGCCTGAAGTCAGTGAAATTCGTTTTGTCTCCAAAGAGGAGGGACTCAAAGAGTTCCGTGAACGTCTCGGAGAAAGTGCAGACAATGTGCTAAGCGGTTTCGATGTGGATAACAATCCACTGCCGGAGACCATTGAAGTAGAGGTTATTGAACCGGAAACCGTCACTTTTGTGGCGCAAAAAATCGAAGCATTGAACGATAAACACCCGGAGAAGCCGATCATGAAAGTGAACTACGGCAAGGAAACAGTGGAAGTGTTGTTCAAATTTACGAAGCTTGTCCGGAATATCGGATTTATTTTTGTTGGGGGACTGGGATTAATGTCCATGTTCCTGATCTCGAATACGATTCGCGTAACGATTCTGGCCCGGCGCCGGGAGATCGGTATTATGAAACTGGTTGGAGCAACCAACACGTTCATTCGCTGGCCTTTCTTTGTCGAAGGGGCATTGATTGGATTGATCGGTTCGGCGATTACGGTAGCGGTACTGTTCTTCGGTTACAGCCGCCTGATGGCCACAATCGGTCAGGATGTATTCATGCAGATGCTTAATTTGATTCCACTCGGTGATATTTGGCTGCTGTTTGGAACATTGTTGATCGGACTGGGTGTGCTGGTTGGTATTTTGGGAAGTACATTGTCCATCCGTAAGTCTCTTAACGTTTAA
- the ftsE gene encoding cell division ATP-binding protein FtsE, with protein sequence MIEMQDVWKTYANGTHALQGVSVKIDRNEFVYIVGPSGAGKSTFMKLMYREEVPTKGQISINGFNIGKLKPRKIPYVRRNIGVVFQDFRLLPRMTAFENVAFAMEVIEAPKRHIKKRVMEVLDLVGLRSKANREPSQLSGGEQQRIAIARAIVNNPSVIIADEPTGNLDPETSWGIMQLLDEINFRGTTIVMATHNKDIVNTMRKRVIAIERGQIVRDQMRGEYGYEF encoded by the coding sequence GTGATAGAAATGCAGGACGTGTGGAAGACCTACGCCAATGGTACCCACGCATTACAAGGGGTGTCGGTGAAGATCGACCGCAATGAATTTGTCTATATCGTCGGTCCGTCCGGCGCAGGCAAATCGACATTTATGAAATTGATGTACAGGGAAGAAGTTCCGACCAAAGGACAAATATCCATTAACGGATTTAATATCGGAAAGTTAAAGCCACGCAAAATTCCTTACGTACGCCGGAATATCGGCGTTGTGTTCCAGGATTTCAGGTTGCTGCCACGCATGACGGCATTTGAGAATGTGGCATTTGCCATGGAAGTTATTGAAGCACCGAAGCGTCACATTAAGAAACGAGTGATGGAAGTGCTTGATCTGGTTGGATTGCGCAGCAAGGCGAATCGTGAACCTTCACAGTTGTCGGGTGGGGAACAGCAGCGTATTGCCATCGCACGTGCCATCGTGAACAATCCGTCTGTTATTATTGCGGACGAGCCTACGGGCAACCTTGATCCGGAGACGTCATGGGGCATTATGCAACTGCTGGATGAAATTAATTTCCGCGGGACAACCATTGTCATGGCAACCCACAACAAGGATATCGTTAATACGATGCGTAAACGGGTTATTGCGATTGAACGGGGACAGATTGTACGGGATCAGATGAGAGGGGAATACGGTTATGAATTTTAG
- a CDS encoding VanW family protein, whose product MKKIHLMVIALFSILLIGSASYGLLYMYVNQPALPEGVRVAEWSVEGVNRKEVLPALDERLKQMEAWPITLEVDDPTPKTMMFTAAQTGASYSADDFRTAVQQLDEGNLWERAYARYHFIKEWSLKLTYNSKSLKEQLTPAWEKETFGTPANAVRRITASDKVQYIPEKGVRRIAWDELASQMQAKLHRDFAPLDHDAKPNPLLIQLPLYTLQPEVTLDSLRQEGIDRKIIQFSTGLGNSSAGRIHNVSAAAQAVNGMILPPNGTFDYEKVIRKAEEDYGFREAPVIVNGQLTPGIGGGICQVSSTVYNAALLTGLDIVERRNHSLPVKYLPKGLDATFASGSINFRFKNNTGKSLLIHAKVEGGSLTVKFFGTFPENVSYALESRTIETLSAPVKYVSSNVLPDGAQQVLQNGQPGYIVETLRTKKVNGKIVESKTITRDTYKAQNRLIARSGHTNLPDPKEPSVVEDGISDTKQP is encoded by the coding sequence ATGAAAAAAATACATTTGATGGTCATTGCACTGTTCTCCATCCTATTAATCGGTTCCGCGTCCTATGGATTGCTGTATATGTACGTGAACCAACCCGCCCTACCGGAAGGGGTACGTGTTGCGGAGTGGTCGGTTGAGGGCGTGAATCGCAAGGAAGTTCTACCGGCGCTGGATGAACGATTAAAACAAATGGAAGCATGGCCGATCACCCTGGAGGTTGACGATCCTACACCAAAAACAATGATGTTCACCGCCGCCCAGACAGGCGCAAGCTACAGTGCTGATGACTTCCGGACAGCTGTGCAGCAATTGGATGAAGGCAATCTGTGGGAGCGCGCGTATGCCCGATATCATTTCATCAAGGAATGGTCTCTGAAGCTGACTTACAATTCAAAATCGTTGAAAGAGCAGCTTACCCCTGCCTGGGAAAAGGAAACCTTCGGTACACCCGCGAACGCTGTTCGCCGCATTACCGCAAGTGACAAGGTCCAGTACATCCCGGAAAAAGGCGTCCGCCGGATCGCCTGGGATGAACTCGCGAGCCAGATGCAGGCTAAGCTGCACCGGGATTTCGCTCCACTGGACCATGATGCGAAGCCCAACCCGCTGTTGATTCAGCTGCCGTTGTATACACTGCAACCGGAAGTGACTCTCGATTCGCTGCGCCAAGAGGGAATTGACCGGAAGATCATTCAGTTCTCCACTGGCCTTGGAAACAGCAGTGCAGGCCGGATACATAACGTCAGCGCAGCAGCGCAAGCCGTTAACGGCATGATTTTGCCGCCAAATGGTACTTTTGATTATGAGAAGGTCATTAGGAAGGCCGAGGAAGACTATGGTTTCCGGGAAGCCCCGGTTATCGTGAATGGACAGCTGACCCCCGGCATTGGAGGCGGCATCTGCCAGGTATCGAGCACCGTTTACAACGCAGCCCTGTTGACCGGACTGGACATTGTAGAACGCCGCAACCACTCCCTGCCCGTCAAATATTTGCCGAAGGGGCTGGATGCCACGTTCGCCTCAGGTTCCATCAATTTTCGGTTCAAAAACAATACCGGCAAGTCTCTACTCATTCATGCCAAAGTGGAAGGTGGAAGCTTAACCGTCAAATTTTTCGGGACCTTCCCAGAGAACGTCAGTTATGCCCTGGAATCCCGTACAATTGAGACATTAAGTGCTCCCGTCAAATATGTATCGAGTAATGTGCTGCCTGACGGCGCTCAACAGGTGCTCCAAAACGGTCAACCCGGATATATTGTGGAGACGCTGCGCACCAAAAAGGTAAATGGTAAAATTGTCGAATCCAAAACCATTACACGTGACACATACAAAGCCCAGAATCGCCTGATTGCCCGCTCTGGTCATACTAACCTGCCTGATCCCAAAGAGCCATCAGTTGTAGAGGATGGCATCAGCGACACGAAGCAGCCTTAA
- a CDS encoding MDR family MFS transporter encodes MATRKNNIGLVLAGLLLSILMASMDNTIVATAMGDIVGKLGGLDKFVWVTSAYMVAEMAGMPIFGKLSDMYGRKKFFVFGILVFMLGSALCGTATSIVELTMYRAIQGIGAGALVPIAFTIMFDVVAPESRGKLGGLFGAVFGLSSVFGPLLGAYITQYATWEWVFYINLPLGLIAFVFIAFFYKESHQHQSQQIDWLGAITLIGAVVCLIFGLELGGKTYAWGSWQILGLFAGFVVLALLFLFAETRAKEPIISFGMFRNRVYWSSNVIGMFSGAAFITASVYIPIFIQGVLGGKATNSGLVLLPMMLGSVVTASMGGVLMTKIKYRNIMIPTLALLVVGLGLLTTLDETSSLWTIRIFMVMIGLGVGASFSVLSNAAMNAFEPQRRGAASSTLNFLRSLGMTMGITIFGIVQSQVFTRKMNDALAGSAAEAGGAGAPAGGVPQGVDLSDPHALLSPELRKAIPPQVLDTITHALSSSIVQLFAWAAIPAALALIAAFFMGNEKMVIGEEQKEYTGGH; translated from the coding sequence ATGGCTACACGTAAAAATAATATTGGATTGGTGCTGGCAGGGTTACTGCTAAGCATACTGATGGCTTCGATGGACAATACCATCGTGGCAACAGCTATGGGCGACATTGTCGGGAAGCTAGGTGGGCTCGACAAGTTCGTATGGGTGACCTCCGCTTACATGGTGGCCGAGATGGCCGGTATGCCAATATTTGGTAAGTTATCCGACATGTACGGACGGAAGAAGTTTTTTGTTTTCGGAATACTGGTATTTATGCTCGGATCCGCATTATGTGGAACGGCAACATCAATCGTTGAGCTGACGATGTACAGAGCTATTCAAGGTATTGGTGCAGGTGCTCTGGTGCCGATTGCCTTTACGATCATGTTTGATGTGGTCGCACCGGAATCACGGGGTAAATTGGGCGGTTTGTTCGGAGCTGTGTTTGGTTTATCCAGCGTATTTGGTCCGCTGCTGGGTGCTTACATCACGCAGTATGCGACATGGGAATGGGTATTTTATATCAACCTGCCGCTTGGTTTGATTGCGTTTGTGTTTATTGCATTTTTCTACAAGGAATCTCATCAGCATCAATCCCAACAGATTGACTGGCTGGGTGCTATCACACTGATTGGTGCGGTAGTCTGTCTCATCTTCGGGCTTGAACTGGGTGGCAAAACGTATGCCTGGGGCTCATGGCAGATCCTTGGTTTGTTTGCCGGATTCGTGGTGCTAGCGCTGCTCTTCCTGTTTGCAGAAACGAGAGCCAAGGAGCCCATTATCTCCTTCGGCATGTTCCGCAATCGGGTGTACTGGTCCAGTAACGTTATTGGCATGTTCAGTGGTGCGGCGTTTATTACCGCATCCGTGTACATTCCCATCTTCATCCAGGGGGTACTCGGTGGCAAAGCGACCAACTCTGGTCTCGTGTTATTGCCCATGATGTTGGGGTCCGTTGTGACGGCTTCCATGGGTGGGGTACTGATGACCAAAATCAAGTATCGCAACATTATGATTCCTACACTGGCCTTGCTTGTGGTTGGTCTTGGATTGCTGACGACACTGGATGAAACTTCATCTCTATGGACGATACGTATATTCATGGTGATGATTGGTCTCGGTGTCGGGGCGTCATTCTCGGTACTCAGCAATGCAGCCATGAACGCGTTTGAACCGCAACGACGCGGAGCAGCAAGCTCTACACTTAACTTCCTGCGTTCACTTGGGATGACGATGGGCATTACGATCTTTGGTATCGTGCAGAGCCAGGTATTTACGCGCAAAATGAATGATGCCCTCGCCGGATCAGCGGCGGAAGCAGGGGGCGCTGGTGCTCCAGCAGGAGGCGTGCCTCAGGGAGTGGATCTGAGTGATCCACATGCGCTGCTGTCGCCAGAGCTGAGAAAAGCGATTCCGCCTCAGGTGCTGGATACCATTACGCATGCGTTGTCTTCATCTATCGTGCAACTCTTTGCCTGGGCTGCGATCCCGGCTGCACTCGCGTTGATTGCTGCCTTCTTTATGGGTAATGAGAAGATGGTTATCGGTGAGGAGCAGAAAGAGTACACAGGCGGACATTAA
- a CDS encoding polymer-forming cytoskeletal protein, translated as MEERNLRNDLNVAGMSQTAGGNFHRVSIDGMAKVNGNLDCTSMNVNGTLKMHGALSSESATINGMCTLNGPLISSRVRVDGLTTINGDLRSPELEVNGKCTVRGRVDGERIDIGGVIDIEGDVQCESLNVQGNIKISGFLNAGTVEIRLHTSSSAREIGGERIDIRRKEQTGFWKSIGLGGTPSFKSSLIEGDEIVLEDTEADIVRGSKVHIGRGCNIRLVEYSGELEVDPDAKVGSSQRI; from the coding sequence ATGGAGGAACGTAATTTGCGCAATGATCTGAACGTAGCGGGCATGAGCCAAACGGCAGGCGGGAATTTTCACCGGGTATCTATCGATGGCATGGCTAAAGTAAACGGTAACCTGGACTGTACCTCCATGAATGTGAATGGAACATTGAAGATGCACGGTGCTTTGAGCTCAGAGAGTGCAACGATCAACGGCATGTGCACGCTGAACGGCCCCTTGATTAGTTCTCGTGTTCGTGTGGATGGCTTAACAACCATTAACGGAGACCTCCGAAGCCCTGAGCTTGAAGTCAACGGGAAGTGTACTGTTCGCGGACGGGTAGATGGGGAACGCATCGATATTGGTGGCGTGATTGATATTGAGGGCGATGTACAATGTGAGTCTTTGAACGTACAGGGCAATATTAAAATTAGTGGCTTTCTGAATGCGGGAACGGTAGAGATCAGGCTGCATACATCTTCTTCGGCGAGAGAGATTGGCGGGGAACGCATTGATATTCGGCGTAAGGAACAGACTGGTTTTTGGAAAAGTATTGGCCTAGGCGGTACTCCGTCCTTCAAGTCATCCTTGATTGAGGGGGATGAAATCGTGCTGGAAGATACCGAGGCTGATATTGTTCGTGGTAGCAAGGTTCATATCGGTCGTGGCTGTAACATCAGGTTGGTCGAATATTCGGGTGAACTAGAGGTTGATCCAGATGCCAAGGTGGGCAGCAGTCAGCGGATTTAA
- a CDS encoding YhbD family protein, with amino-acid sequence MTDDLISKKELLDLTGISYGQLYRWKRKNLIPEEWFIRKSSYTGQETFFPKQQILLRIDKILNMKDGLSLDELADVFSPTLGEVEMSAQELLERNIVSNISLELLKEAGRERPLYALEQIMMLYVLDKLLMSGDITRQEGTLLIDVMSEHYYRFTGKPSELVLIRKMGVPSFMLVTAGTELYFDNGVKVVLRQSMGTFMEELKLKLG; translated from the coding sequence ATGACGGATGATTTGATCTCCAAAAAAGAATTGCTGGACCTGACGGGTATCTCCTACGGCCAGTTGTACCGCTGGAAACGGAAGAATCTCATTCCGGAGGAATGGTTTATTCGGAAGTCGTCCTATACGGGACAAGAAACTTTTTTTCCAAAACAACAGATTTTACTGCGGATTGACAAGATTCTCAATATGAAAGACGGCTTGTCACTGGATGAACTGGCAGACGTGTTTTCACCAACGCTGGGTGAAGTGGAAATGTCCGCTCAGGAGCTGTTAGAGCGAAACATTGTTTCGAACATTTCGCTTGAGCTGTTGAAAGAAGCGGGTCGGGAGCGGCCGCTGTATGCTTTGGAGCAGATCATGATGCTTTATGTACTCGATAAGCTGCTAATGAGCGGAGATATTACCCGGCAGGAGGGTACGCTGCTAATCGATGTCATGTCCGAGCATTATTATCGTTTCACAGGCAAACCAAGCGAGCTGGTGCTTATTCGCAAGATGGGTGTCCCTTCATTCATGCTGGTAACAGCAGGAACAGAGCTTTATTTTGATAATGGTGTGAAGGTCGTTCTCAGGCAGTCGATGGGGACGTTCATGGAAGAGTTAAAACTCAAATTGGGATAA
- a CDS encoding alpha/beta hydrolase — protein sequence MALIKCDFYSDTLGLSTSMHVILPQQTHNQIGMENVSGPGLHPTLYLLHGLSDDDSIWLRRTSIERYVADLGIAVVMPQVHRSFYTDMEEGGRYWTFISEELPALARSFFPLSHKREDNFVAGLSMGGYGAFKLALHKPEQYAAAASLSGALDMVAHMDNRIVKALSDAEFKRIFGAEIKGSENDLLHLLEESKAIQGPKPLLYQCCGTEDFLYEENQSFRQACAQTDFQLTYEEEPGGHDWGYWDEKIQNVLKWLPLRERE from the coding sequence ATGGCACTTATTAAATGTGACTTTTACTCTGACACGCTTGGTCTGAGCACCAGCATGCATGTTATTCTTCCACAACAGACCCACAATCAGATTGGCATGGAGAACGTATCCGGCCCGGGGTTACATCCCACGCTGTATCTGCTGCACGGGCTATCAGATGATGACTCCATCTGGCTGCGACGAACATCCATTGAACGATATGTTGCGGACCTCGGTATTGCCGTTGTGATGCCTCAGGTACATCGCAGCTTCTATACGGATATGGAGGAAGGCGGACGCTACTGGACATTCATCAGTGAAGAGCTGCCTGCACTTGCACGTTCCTTCTTCCCGCTTTCACACAAACGTGAGGACAACTTTGTTGCCGGCTTGTCCATGGGTGGCTACGGAGCATTCAAGCTGGCACTTCACAAACCGGAGCAATACGCCGCTGCGGCAAGTTTGTCCGGAGCGCTCGACATGGTAGCGCATATGGATAACCGAATTGTTAAGGCATTAAGTGATGCTGAGTTCAAGCGGATTTTCGGAGCAGAGATTAAAGGTTCGGAGAATGACTTGCTGCATCTGCTCGAAGAAAGCAAAGCAATTCAGGGTCCAAAACCTTTGCTCTACCAATGCTGTGGGACAGAAGATTTCCTGTATGAAGAGAATCAATCGTTCCGTCAAGCTTGTGCACAGACCGATTTCCAACTGACGTACGAGGAAGAACCCGGTGGACATGACTGGGGATATTGGGACGAGAAGATCCAGAATGTGCTGAAATGGTTGCCTTTGCGTGAACGTGAATAG
- the argH gene encoding argininosuccinate lyase — translation MSKLWGGRFTKQTNHLVEEYTASINFDKALAEEDIQGSLAHVTMLGKCGILPVEDVETIKEGLITVLHKIRAGEVEFSVSDEDIHMNIEKNLIDTIGPVGGKLHTGRSRNDQVATDMHLYLRERVVGFVGMLHSLQEALIGQAKDNLDTIVPGYTHLQRAQPILFAHHLMAYVSMFQRDAERLMDSYKRINVLPLGAGALAGTTFPIDRHFVAEQLGFDGVYENSLDAVSDRDFIVEFLAAASLIMTHLSRLSEELVLWSSTEFGFVELDDAFCTGSSIMPQKKNPDVPELVRGKTGRVYGNLIGLLTVLKSLPLAYNKDMQEDKEGMFDTVATLEGALQLFAPMIATMTVNKGRMRQAVNQDFSNATDIADFLVGEGLPFRQAHEVIGKTVLYCIQNGKYLLDLTIDEFRQFSPLFDERIYDVLQPEAVVNARNVYGGTASNQVAEAIGRSEKVLEITEQWITNRG, via the coding sequence GTGAGCAAGCTGTGGGGAGGACGTTTTACCAAACAAACCAATCACCTGGTTGAGGAATATACAGCGTCAATCAACTTTGACAAAGCGTTGGCCGAGGAAGATATTCAAGGAAGTCTGGCTCATGTAACAATGCTGGGCAAATGTGGAATTCTGCCAGTAGAGGATGTAGAGACGATTAAAGAAGGTTTGATCACTGTTCTGCACAAAATCCGTGCAGGCGAAGTGGAATTCTCCGTATCGGATGAAGACATCCACATGAATATTGAGAAAAACCTGATCGATACCATCGGCCCTGTAGGCGGCAAATTACATACAGGACGTAGCCGGAATGACCAAGTGGCGACGGATATGCACTTGTACTTGCGTGAGCGCGTAGTTGGATTTGTTGGCATGCTGCACTCGTTGCAGGAAGCGCTGATCGGACAAGCCAAAGATAATCTTGATACGATTGTACCGGGATATACGCATCTTCAACGTGCACAACCGATTCTGTTCGCTCATCACCTGATGGCGTATGTATCGATGTTCCAACGGGATGCAGAGCGTCTTATGGACAGCTACAAACGCATTAACGTCTTGCCACTGGGTGCAGGTGCGCTTGCAGGCACAACGTTCCCGATTGACCGTCATTTTGTGGCTGAACAGCTGGGCTTCGATGGTGTATACGAGAACAGTCTGGACGCGGTCAGCGACCGTGACTTTATCGTAGAGTTCCTGGCAGCCGCTTCGCTGATCATGACTCACTTGTCCCGTCTGAGCGAAGAGTTGGTACTTTGGAGCAGCACGGAGTTTGGATTTGTTGAATTGGATGATGCATTCTGCACAGGCAGCAGCATTATGCCACAGAAGAAAAATCCAGACGTTCCGGAACTCGTTCGTGGTAAAACAGGACGTGTGTACGGCAACCTAATCGGTTTGCTGACCGTGTTGAAATCTCTGCCGCTCGCTTACAACAAAGACATGCAGGAAGACAAGGAAGGCATGTTTGACACGGTAGCAACGCTGGAAGGTGCACTTCAATTGTTCGCTCCGATGATTGCAACGATGACGGTCAACAAGGGTCGGATGCGTCAAGCAGTCAATCAGGATTTCTCCAACGCTACAGATATTGCGGACTTCCTCGTGGGCGAAGGTTTGCCATTCCGCCAAGCGCATGAAGTTATCGGTAAGACGGTATTGTATTGTATCCAGAACGGTAAGTATCTGTTGGATCTGACCATCGATGAATTCCGTCAGTTCTCTCCGTTGTTCGATGAGCGTATTTACGACGTGCTGCAACCAGAAGCGGTTGTAAATGCTCGTAATGTTTACGGCGGAACAGCTTCCAATCAGGTGGCTGAGGCGATTGGACGGAGTGAAAAGGTGCTGGAAATTACAGAGCAATGGATCACCAATCGGGGATAA
- a CDS encoding argininosuccinate synthase — translation MAKEKIVLAYSGGLDTSVILKWLKETYDAEIIAFTADIGQKDELDGLEEKALATGASKVYIDDLRDEFAKDFIYPMFQAGALYEGQYLLGTSIARPLIAKRMVDIARAEGATAIAHGATGKGNDQVRFELNAAALTPDIQVIAPWRLEEFRNQFPGRAEMIAYAEKHGIPVTASAAKPYSTDRNLLHISYESGVLEDPWFDPSADENKDMFLLSSAPEDAPDQAEYVELEFEQGDCVALNGERLSPLQVMEQLNELGGKHGIGRVDMVENRFVGMKSRGVYETPGGTILFTAHRKMESITMDREVMNLRDSLITRYSTLVYNGFWFAPERLALQALVTKSQKNVTGTVRVKLYKGNIIGAGVKSPVSLYNPDIATMEADPTQAYDQGDATGFIRLNALRLKVNSGVEQNKN, via the coding sequence ATGGCTAAAGAAAAAATTGTACTCGCGTATTCAGGCGGGTTGGACACATCTGTAATTTTGAAATGGTTGAAAGAAACATATGATGCGGAGATTATCGCATTTACGGCGGATATCGGACAAAAGGATGAATTGGACGGCCTTGAGGAAAAAGCTCTCGCTACAGGCGCTTCCAAAGTGTACATCGACGATCTGCGCGACGAGTTCGCCAAAGATTTCATCTATCCAATGTTCCAAGCAGGCGCCCTTTATGAAGGACAGTATCTGCTTGGCACAAGTATCGCACGTCCACTGATCGCTAAACGTATGGTGGATATCGCTCGTGCAGAAGGCGCTACTGCGATTGCTCACGGCGCTACGGGTAAAGGGAATGATCAGGTTCGTTTTGAGTTGAACGCAGCTGCGTTGACACCAGACATCCAAGTCATCGCGCCTTGGCGTCTGGAAGAATTCCGCAATCAGTTCCCTGGACGTGCCGAGATGATCGCTTACGCAGAAAAACACGGCATTCCGGTAACCGCATCGGCGGCTAAACCATACTCCACAGACCGTAACCTGCTGCATATCAGCTATGAGAGCGGCGTGCTCGAAGATCCTTGGTTCGATCCAAGTGCGGACGAGAACAAAGACATGTTCCTGCTTAGCAGTGCACCTGAAGATGCGCCGGATCAAGCGGAATATGTTGAACTTGAATTCGAACAAGGTGACTGTGTTGCACTGAATGGTGAGCGCCTGAGCCCACTGCAAGTGATGGAGCAACTGAATGAACTTGGTGGCAAACATGGTATCGGCCGTGTGGACATGGTAGAGAACCGCTTCGTTGGCATGAAGAGCCGTGGCGTATACGAGACACCAGGTGGAACAATTCTGTTCACTGCTCACCGCAAAATGGAATCCATCACGATGGATCGCGAAGTCATGAATTTGCGTGATAGCCTGATTACACGTTACAGCACACTCGTTTACAACGGCTTCTGGTTCGCACCAGAACGTCTGGCGTTGCAAGCGCTGGTGACTAAAAGCCAGAAAAATGTAACAGGTACCGTTCGTGTGAAACTGTATAAAGGCAACATCATCGGCGCAGGTGTGAAAAGCCCTGTCAGCCTGTACAACCCGGACATTGCCACGATGGAAGCTGATCCAACACAAGCCTACGATCAAGGAGATGCAACGGGCTTTATCCGCCTGAATGCATTACGTTTGAAAGTAAATTCCGGTGTGGAACAAAACAAAAACTAA